Proteins from one Parasteatoda tepidariorum isolate YZ-2023 chromosome 4, CAS_Ptep_4.0, whole genome shotgun sequence genomic window:
- the LOC107453944 gene encoding uncharacterized protein isoform X2 encodes MESKAFLLSLLLLASSLGQSFQKGYGNAGGGNGGGGGQGGYGGAGNALGDGGYGTGGGAGGFGGNAGGAGAGGYGGAGAGGFGSGAGGAGGYGNGAGAGGYGQGGAGGAGGYGQGQGSGAGGSGGYGQGGAGQVGGFGQGGAGAGAGGYGQGGAGAGAGGYGQGGAGGAGGYGQGGAGGDSGEQYPPQPYQFDYNIQDEQGNTNYRQEEGDENGNVRGTYGYTDTDGVYRVVEYEADSNGFRANIRTNEPGVGKDNPADVIMTVEDPPAAVVARFAQNNGQKGQGGAGGAGGYGGSAGGAGGYGGSAGGAGGAGGYGGSAGGAGGAGGYGGSAGGAGGAGGYGGSAGGASGAGGYGGSAGGAGGSGGAGGYGGAGGAGSGAGGYGAGQGARGQGAGQGGAGYGSGQGGQGGQGGYGAGQGGQGGFGAGQGNQGGYGAGQGGQGGSGGQGAAGGYGGQGGAGGFGAGKQGGSGGYGGQGGAGGFGAGKQGGAGKQGGAGGYGNGGQGGAGKQGGAGGYGNGGQGGAGGQGGYGNGVSAGRVGGNAGSGGYGNGGAGGQGGYGSGGAGGRLGGAGGSNGYGAGGRQGGAGGAKGGSGGYGNGGQGVGGGAGGQGGYGSGIGGGRGGAGAQGGYGGSSGGLGGKNGKSGGAGYGGANGNGGSSGGYGGQGGRGGQSGAGSAGGAAGGYGGQGGRGGQGGAGTFGNGQKGGAGGYGGQQGGRGGQGGAGGSQGGYGGQQGGKAGQGGAGGFGGQQGGAGGYGGQQGGAGGYGGQQGGAGGQQGGNGGYGGQQGGAGGYGGQQSGFGGQQGGGAAGGFRGAGNNGGSYGNQKGTKY; translated from the exons ATGGAAAGCAAG gCGTTTCTGCTAAGCTTACTCTTATTAGCTTCATCTCTGGGTCAAAGTTTCCAAAAAGGATACGGTAATGCAGGAGGCGGTAATGGAGGAGGCGGCGGTCAAGGTGGTTATGGAGGAGCCGGAAATGCATTAGGTGATGGAGGCTATGGTACTGGCGGAGGAGCCGGAGGATTTGGTGGAAATGCTGGAGGTGCTGGAGCAGGAGGATACGGTGGTGCCGGAGCAGGGGGATTCGGCAGTGGTGCTGGAGGTGCCGGTGGCTATGGTAATGGCGCTGGAGCTGGTGGATATGGCCAAGGTGGAGCAGGTGGAGCTGGAGGATATGGTCAAGGCCAGGGTAGTGGTGCTGGTGGCTCTGGTGGATACGGACAAGGTGGAGCTGGACAAGTTGGCGGTTTTGGTCAAGGTGGAGCTGGTGCAGGAGCTGGTGGTTATGGACAAGGTGGAGCTGGCGCAGGAGCTGGTGGTTATGGCCAAGGAGGAGCAGGTGGAGCAGGAGGATATGGTCAGGGTGGGGCAGGAGGAGATTCTGGAGAACAG tatccCCCTCAACCATACCAATTTGACTACAACATTCAAGATGAACAAGGAAATACCAATTACCGACAAGAAGAGGGAGATGAAAATGGCAATGTCAGAGGAACCTATGGATACACTGATACTGATGGTGTTTACAGAGTTGTTGAATATGAAGCTGACTCTAATGGATTCCGAGCTAATATTCGAACCAATGAACCCGGTGTCGGTAAAGACAATCCAGCTGACGTTATCATGACTGTTGAAGATCCCCCCGCAGCTGTTGTCGCCAGATTTGCACAGAACAATGGTCAAAAAGGACAAGGAGGAGCCGGTGGTGCAGGTGGATATGGTGGATCAGCAGGAGGTGCTGGAGGTTATGGTGGGTCAGCTGGAGGAGCAGGTGGTGCTGGAGGATATGGTGGATCAGCTGGAGGAGCTGGTGGTGCTGGAGGATATGGTGGATCAGCTGGAGGAGCAGGTGGTGCTGGAGGATATGGTGGATCAGCTGGAGGAGCTAGTGGTGCTGGAGGTTATGGTGGATCAGCAGGTGGAGCAGGAGGAAGTGGAGGAGCAGGTGGATATGGTGGTGCAGGAGGTGCAGGTAGTGGAGCCGGAGGTTATGGAGCAGGTCAAGGTGCTAGAGGACAAGGTGCTGGACAAGGTGGTGCTGGTTATGGTTCTGGACAGGGTGGTCAAGGAGGTCAAGGAGGATATGGAGCTGGTCAAGGTGGTCAAGGAGGATTTGGAGCTGGACAAGGAAATCAAGGAGGATATGGAGCTGGCCAAGGAGGTCAAGGAGGATCTGGTGGTCAAGGTGCAGCTGGTGGGTATGGAGGACAAGGTGGTGCAGGTGGATTCGGAGCTGGCAAACAAGGAGGTTCAGGTGGATATGGAGGTCAAGGAGGTGCAGGTGGGTTTGGAGCTGGTAAACAAGGAGGTGCAGGTAAACAAGGTGGGGCAGGTGGATACGGAAACGGTGGTCAAGGAGGTGCAGGTAAACAAGGTGGGGCAGGTGGATACGGAAACGGTGGTCAAGGAGGTGCTGGGGGACAAGGTGGTTATGGAAATGGAGTATCAGCAGGAAGAGTAGGAGGTAATGCTGGATCTGGTGGTTATGGTAATGGTGGAGCTGGAGGACAAGGTGGATATGGCTCTGGAGGAGCAGGTGGAAGACTTGGTGGAGCTGGAGGATCTAATGGTTATGGAGCAGGCGGAAGACAAGGAGGAGCAGGTGGTGCTAAGGGAGGATCTGGAGGCTATGGAAATGGAGGACAAGGTGTAGGTGGAGGTGCAGGTGGACAAGGGGGTTATGGATCTGGAATTGGTGGTGGACGTGGTGGAGCTGGAGCTCAAGGAGGTTACGGTGGGTCTTCTGGAGGTCTTGGTGGTAAAAATGGAAAATCAGGTGGAGCAGGTTATGGTGGCGCTAACGGAAACGGTGGTTCATCAGGTGGTTACGGTGGTCAAGGGGGAAGAGGAGGTCAATCTGGAGCTGGAAGTGCTGGAGGTGCAGCAGGCGGATATGGTGGACAAGGAGGAAGAGGAGGACAAGGGGGTGCAGGAACTTTTGGTAACGGACAAAAAGGAGGAGCCGGTGGTTATGGAGGTCAACAAGGTGGTAGAGGAGGACAAGGTGGAGCTGGTGGGTCCCAGGGAGGTTATGGTGGTCAACAAGGAGGTAAAGCCGGACAAGGTGGAGCTGGTGGTTTTGGGGGCCAACAAGGTGGTGCTGGAGGTTATGGTGGTCAGCAAGGAGGAGCAGGTGGCTATGGTGGTCAACAAGGAGGTGCTGGTGGACAACAAGGTGGAAATGGTGGCTATGGAGGTCAGCAAGGAGGTGCTGGTGGATATGGTGGCCAACAAAGTGGTTTCGGAGGTCAGCAAGGTGGAGGAGCTGCCGGTGGATTTAGAGGTGCTGGAAACAACGGGGGAAGTTATGGCAATCAAAAAGGAACCAAAtattaa
- the LOC107453944 gene encoding uncharacterized PE-PGRS family protein PE_PGRS54 isoform X1, with protein MESKAFLLSLLLLASSLGQSFQKGYGNAGGGNGGGGGQGGYGGAGNALGDGGYGTGGGAGGFGGNAGGAGAGGYGGAGAGGFGSGAGGAGGYGNGAGAGGYGQGGAGGAGGYGQGQGSGAGGSGGYGQGGAGQVGGFGQGGAGAGAGGYGQGGAGAGAGGYGQGGAGGAGGYGQGGAGGDSGEQVRQGFGGNSGYGAGNAGGDGSGGGYNNQNTIGGFSGLRGDTGIGGVRTGGSGGVGQGNYKGEDGGYDNGINYPPQPYQFDYNIQDEQGNTNYRQEEGDENGNVRGTYGYTDTDGVYRVVEYEADSNGFRANIRTNEPGVGKDNPADVIMTVEDPPAAVVARFAQNNGQKGQGGAGGAGGYGGSAGGAGGYGGSAGGAGGAGGYGGSAGGAGGAGGYGGSAGGAGGAGGYGGSAGGASGAGGYGGSAGGAGGSGGAGGYGGAGGAGSGAGGYGAGQGARGQGAGQGGAGYGSGQGGQGGQGGYGAGQGGQGGFGAGQGNQGGYGAGQGGQGGSGGQGAAGGYGGQGGAGGFGAGKQGGSGGYGGQGGAGGFGAGKQGGAGKQGGAGGYGNGGQGGAGKQGGAGGYGNGGQGGAGGQGGYGNGVSAGRVGGNAGSGGYGNGGAGGQGGYGSGGAGGRLGGAGGSNGYGAGGRQGGAGGAKGGSGGYGNGGQGVGGGAGGQGGYGSGIGGGRGGAGAQGGYGGSSGGLGGKNGKSGGAGYGGANGNGGSSGGYGGQGGRGGQSGAGSAGGAAGGYGGQGGRGGQGGAGTFGNGQKGGAGGYGGQQGGRGGQGGAGGSQGGYGGQQGGKAGQGGAGGFGGQQGGAGGYGGQQGGAGGYGGQQGGAGGQQGGNGGYGGQQGGAGGYGGQQSGFGGQQGGGAAGGFRGAGNNGGSYGNQKGTKY; from the exons ATGGAAAGCAAG gCGTTTCTGCTAAGCTTACTCTTATTAGCTTCATCTCTGGGTCAAAGTTTCCAAAAAGGATACGGTAATGCAGGAGGCGGTAATGGAGGAGGCGGCGGTCAAGGTGGTTATGGAGGAGCCGGAAATGCATTAGGTGATGGAGGCTATGGTACTGGCGGAGGAGCCGGAGGATTTGGTGGAAATGCTGGAGGTGCTGGAGCAGGAGGATACGGTGGTGCCGGAGCAGGGGGATTCGGCAGTGGTGCTGGAGGTGCCGGTGGCTATGGTAATGGCGCTGGAGCTGGTGGATATGGCCAAGGTGGAGCAGGTGGAGCTGGAGGATATGGTCAAGGCCAGGGTAGTGGTGCTGGTGGCTCTGGTGGATACGGACAAGGTGGAGCTGGACAAGTTGGCGGTTTTGGTCAAGGTGGAGCTGGTGCAGGAGCTGGTGGTTATGGACAAGGTGGAGCTGGCGCAGGAGCTGGTGGTTATGGCCAAGGAGGAGCAGGTGGAGCAGGAGGATATGGTCAGGGTGGGGCAGGAGGAGATTCTGGAGAACAGGTTAGACAAGGATTTGGTGGAAACTCAGGTTATGGTGCAGGTAATGCTGGAGGTGATGGTTCTGGTGGTGGATACAATAATCAAAATACTATTGGAGGTTTCTCCGGCTTACGAGGGGATACAGGAATCGGGGGAGTAAGAACTGGTGGATCTGGAGGAGTCGGACAAGGAAACTACAAAGGGGAAGATGGTGGCTATGATAATGGCATTAAC tatccCCCTCAACCATACCAATTTGACTACAACATTCAAGATGAACAAGGAAATACCAATTACCGACAAGAAGAGGGAGATGAAAATGGCAATGTCAGAGGAACCTATGGATACACTGATACTGATGGTGTTTACAGAGTTGTTGAATATGAAGCTGACTCTAATGGATTCCGAGCTAATATTCGAACCAATGAACCCGGTGTCGGTAAAGACAATCCAGCTGACGTTATCATGACTGTTGAAGATCCCCCCGCAGCTGTTGTCGCCAGATTTGCACAGAACAATGGTCAAAAAGGACAAGGAGGAGCCGGTGGTGCAGGTGGATATGGTGGATCAGCAGGAGGTGCTGGAGGTTATGGTGGGTCAGCTGGAGGAGCAGGTGGTGCTGGAGGATATGGTGGATCAGCTGGAGGAGCTGGTGGTGCTGGAGGATATGGTGGATCAGCTGGAGGAGCAGGTGGTGCTGGAGGATATGGTGGATCAGCTGGAGGAGCTAGTGGTGCTGGAGGTTATGGTGGATCAGCAGGTGGAGCAGGAGGAAGTGGAGGAGCAGGTGGATATGGTGGTGCAGGAGGTGCAGGTAGTGGAGCCGGAGGTTATGGAGCAGGTCAAGGTGCTAGAGGACAAGGTGCTGGACAAGGTGGTGCTGGTTATGGTTCTGGACAGGGTGGTCAAGGAGGTCAAGGAGGATATGGAGCTGGTCAAGGTGGTCAAGGAGGATTTGGAGCTGGACAAGGAAATCAAGGAGGATATGGAGCTGGCCAAGGAGGTCAAGGAGGATCTGGTGGTCAAGGTGCAGCTGGTGGGTATGGAGGACAAGGTGGTGCAGGTGGATTCGGAGCTGGCAAACAAGGAGGTTCAGGTGGATATGGAGGTCAAGGAGGTGCAGGTGGGTTTGGAGCTGGTAAACAAGGAGGTGCAGGTAAACAAGGTGGGGCAGGTGGATACGGAAACGGTGGTCAAGGAGGTGCAGGTAAACAAGGTGGGGCAGGTGGATACGGAAACGGTGGTCAAGGAGGTGCTGGGGGACAAGGTGGTTATGGAAATGGAGTATCAGCAGGAAGAGTAGGAGGTAATGCTGGATCTGGTGGTTATGGTAATGGTGGAGCTGGAGGACAAGGTGGATATGGCTCTGGAGGAGCAGGTGGAAGACTTGGTGGAGCTGGAGGATCTAATGGTTATGGAGCAGGCGGAAGACAAGGAGGAGCAGGTGGTGCTAAGGGAGGATCTGGAGGCTATGGAAATGGAGGACAAGGTGTAGGTGGAGGTGCAGGTGGACAAGGGGGTTATGGATCTGGAATTGGTGGTGGACGTGGTGGAGCTGGAGCTCAAGGAGGTTACGGTGGGTCTTCTGGAGGTCTTGGTGGTAAAAATGGAAAATCAGGTGGAGCAGGTTATGGTGGCGCTAACGGAAACGGTGGTTCATCAGGTGGTTACGGTGGTCAAGGGGGAAGAGGAGGTCAATCTGGAGCTGGAAGTGCTGGAGGTGCAGCAGGCGGATATGGTGGACAAGGAGGAAGAGGAGGACAAGGGGGTGCAGGAACTTTTGGTAACGGACAAAAAGGAGGAGCCGGTGGTTATGGAGGTCAACAAGGTGGTAGAGGAGGACAAGGTGGAGCTGGTGGGTCCCAGGGAGGTTATGGTGGTCAACAAGGAGGTAAAGCCGGACAAGGTGGAGCTGGTGGTTTTGGGGGCCAACAAGGTGGTGCTGGAGGTTATGGTGGTCAGCAAGGAGGAGCAGGTGGCTATGGTGGTCAACAAGGAGGTGCTGGTGGACAACAAGGTGGAAATGGTGGCTATGGAGGTCAGCAAGGAGGTGCTGGTGGATATGGTGGCCAACAAAGTGGTTTCGGAGGTCAGCAAGGTGGAGGAGCTGCCGGTGGATTTAGAGGTGCTGGAAACAACGGGGGAAGTTATGGCAATCAAAAAGGAACCAAAtattaa